In one Natronosalvus amylolyticus genomic region, the following are encoded:
- a CDS encoding ribose-phosphate diphosphokinase, with protein MTTIVSASASQALAGALARELEAPLAGVDYDRFPDGELFVSLTDPEVVRDERVVLVGSTASSDAHIELLLLQDALREAGAEHVVTVIPYMGYGRQDKAFEAGQPVSARAVARAISTGTDDVVVVNPHEDAVCDFFEPRATPVDAAGVLAGALPADLTDPVFLSPDSGAIELAETVRSAYGDGETDYFQKIRRSGTDVEITPSDVEVAGRDVVVTDDIIATGGTMSEAVSVLHEREVGRVFVTCVHPLLVRSAHSRLSRAGVEAIYGTDTLERPVSRVSVAPALADVLGTGQ; from the coding sequence ATGACCACCATCGTGAGCGCTTCGGCATCCCAGGCACTGGCCGGTGCGCTCGCTCGTGAACTCGAGGCACCGCTCGCTGGCGTCGACTACGACCGGTTTCCGGATGGCGAACTGTTCGTCTCGCTCACCGATCCGGAGGTCGTTCGCGACGAACGGGTTGTTCTCGTCGGTTCGACAGCCTCGAGCGATGCCCATATCGAACTGTTGTTGCTCCAGGACGCCCTTCGCGAGGCCGGTGCCGAGCACGTCGTAACCGTCATCCCGTACATGGGATACGGCCGTCAGGACAAGGCTTTCGAGGCGGGCCAGCCGGTTTCCGCTCGAGCGGTTGCCCGGGCGATTTCGACGGGGACCGACGACGTCGTGGTCGTCAATCCCCACGAGGACGCAGTCTGTGACTTTTTCGAGCCACGGGCGACGCCGGTCGATGCTGCCGGCGTCCTCGCGGGGGCGTTGCCGGCCGACCTCACCGACCCGGTCTTTCTCTCGCCGGATTCGGGAGCCATCGAACTCGCCGAGACGGTCCGAAGCGCCTACGGCGACGGTGAAACCGACTACTTCCAGAAGATTCGACGGTCGGGGACTGACGTCGAGATTACGCCGAGTGACGTCGAAGTGGCCGGCCGGGACGTCGTCGTCACCGACGACATTATCGCCACCGGTGGGACGATGAGCGAGGCGGTTTCGGTCTTGCACGAACGGGAGGTCGGCCGCGTTTTCGTCACCTGTGTCCATCCGCTGTTGGTTCGGAGCGCGCATAGTCGACTCTCGCGTGCTGGCGTCGAAGCCATCTACGGGACGGACACGCTCGAGCGCCCCGTGAGCCGGGTTTCGGTCGCACCCGCCCTCGCGGACGTGCTTGGAACTGGTCAGTGA
- a CDS encoding mechanosensitive ion channel family protein encodes MSVETLLATLATLTAVATLEGVAFLVNSLSLTSFTPLETIAFLEGLFGAESGMIRSSIDDLLEVMETDRLLWVPLILAGAFVLARAVTWWSQRQVAASERLETSSFSRAVMAEIYAPLSLSIGLAGIYVSVELVQLSEAYPVVSKILATVFVLVWARAAVRIGARWIEYLNQTGVEYEFAPMFKNLWTIGVVVGSLLVLLSIWELELTPFLASAGVLGIIIGFAAQDAISNLIGGVALYFDNTYKIGDVIHVDGDMRGTVTDVGIRSTTVLTPDNVLVTVPNSVLNSTQVVNETSPQRHIRLRIPLSAAYGSDYAEVERLVLEACEDAPLIREKPRPRVLFDQFGDSALLFELQAFISHPLTKKRAIDQVNRRVYDAFDEAGIKIPFPQRELSYLDDQDDAEHHFDERTGLEADSEPVGPDSLEQATTESDSLERDVSERDSSSDGDR; translated from the coding sequence ATGAGCGTTGAGACACTCCTGGCGACGCTAGCTACCCTCACGGCCGTCGCTACCCTCGAAGGAGTCGCTTTCCTCGTCAACAGTCTCTCGCTCACTTCCTTCACCCCACTCGAGACTATCGCGTTTCTCGAGGGGCTGTTCGGCGCCGAAAGTGGCATGATTCGCTCGAGCATCGATGACCTGCTCGAGGTCATGGAGACCGACCGCTTGCTCTGGGTGCCGTTGATTCTCGCCGGCGCGTTCGTCCTCGCTCGGGCCGTAACCTGGTGGAGTCAGCGACAGGTCGCGGCGTCCGAACGGCTCGAGACGAGTTCGTTCTCCCGGGCCGTCATGGCCGAAATTTATGCCCCGTTGTCGCTCTCGATCGGGCTCGCCGGTATCTACGTTAGCGTCGAACTGGTCCAGTTGAGCGAGGCCTATCCCGTCGTCTCGAAGATCCTCGCGACGGTTTTCGTGCTGGTGTGGGCCCGGGCTGCCGTCCGAATCGGGGCTCGCTGGATCGAGTACCTCAACCAGACCGGTGTCGAGTACGAGTTCGCGCCGATGTTCAAAAACCTCTGGACTATCGGCGTCGTCGTCGGCAGCCTCCTCGTGTTGCTCTCGATCTGGGAACTCGAGTTGACGCCGTTTCTGGCCTCGGCGGGCGTCCTCGGGATCATCATCGGCTTTGCGGCACAGGACGCAATCAGCAACTTGATCGGCGGGGTCGCATTGTACTTCGACAACACCTACAAAATCGGGGACGTCATCCACGTCGACGGCGATATGCGCGGGACGGTGACGGACGTGGGGATTCGGTCGACGACCGTGCTCACGCCGGACAACGTGCTGGTGACGGTCCCCAACTCGGTGTTGAACTCGACCCAGGTCGTCAACGAGACCTCGCCACAGCGTCATATCCGCCTCCGGATTCCGCTCTCGGCCGCCTACGGCTCCGATTACGCCGAGGTCGAACGACTCGTGCTCGAGGCCTGTGAAGACGCACCCCTGATTCGGGAAAAACCGCGTCCTCGAGTGTTGTTCGACCAGTTCGGCGACTCTGCGCTGCTGTTCGAACTTCAGGCGTTTATCTCTCACCCGTTGACGAAAAAGCGGGCCATCGACCAGGTCAACCGCCGGGTGTACGACGCGTTCGACGAGGCCGGGATCAAAATCCCGTTCCCACAGCGCGAACTCTCGTATCTGGACGACCAGGACGACGCCGAACATCACTTCGACGAACGGACCGGCCTGGAGGCTGATTCGGAGCCGGTGGGGCCCGACTCGCTCGAGCAAGCGACCACGGAGTCTGATTCCCTCGAGCGGGATGTGTCCGAGCGGGACTCGAGCAGTGACGGGGATCGGTGA
- a CDS encoding heme NO-binding domain-containing protein yields MTYPEPRNCTPQMHGLIFQTCKTYVIERTDEASWAKVLEHAGIEPRLYLPVSHYPEDELVAILESVAALSGHDRMAVERDFGRTLAPELLQTFRAHWRDDWELVHLLENLEGIAEELRTKTAENDPPLVTCTRTDTGLQVTYRSHRDHPALAHGVLEGVAAVFDDDRRVRRLETTRDAGETRCVFVLEESTES; encoded by the coding sequence ATGACGTACCCCGAGCCACGCAACTGCACCCCCCAGATGCACGGACTCATCTTCCAGACGTGCAAAACGTACGTCATCGAGCGGACTGACGAAGCGAGTTGGGCGAAAGTGCTCGAGCACGCGGGCATCGAGCCTCGTCTGTACCTGCCGGTCTCGCACTATCCCGAGGACGAACTGGTCGCTATCCTCGAGTCCGTCGCGGCCCTTTCCGGACACGACCGTATGGCGGTCGAACGCGATTTCGGACGAACGCTCGCACCCGAACTCTTACAGACGTTTCGAGCCCACTGGCGCGACGATTGGGAACTGGTCCATCTCCTCGAGAATCTCGAGGGAATCGCCGAAGAACTGCGGACGAAGACCGCCGAGAACGACCCGCCACTGGTGACGTGCACGAGGACTGACACCGGATTACAGGTGACCTACCGCTCACACCGCGACCATCCGGCCCTCGCTCACGGCGTTCTCGAGGGTGTTGCGGCCGTGTTCGACGATGACCGGCGCGTCCGCCGACTCGAGACGACTCGTGACGCTGGCGAGACGCGATGTGTGTTCGTTCTCGAAGAGTCGACTGAGTCCTGA